The Pseudomonadota bacterium genome includes the window GGTGACCGTGTGCTGAAATCCGAACGGGTTGCCCACCGCCAGCACGAATGCGCCGATGGGCGTGCTGTCAGAGTCTCCGAGGCGCGCAGCCGGCAGCTTATCAGCGTCGACCTTGAGGATGGCCACGTCGCTGAGCGGGTCGGCTCCCTTCAGCCGGGCCTGGAGCCTGCGGCCATCCGGCTCGGGGAGGGTCACCTCGATCTGAGACGCGCCCTGCACCACGTGGTGGTTGGTCAGGATGGTCCCATCGCTGCTCACGATGACCCCAGATCCCTGGCCGCTGGGCAGACCGCCGTCTTCGATGGCGGTGCGGCTCGCCGCGGCGCTGCGGATCTCGATGTTCACCACCGACGGGCCGATCTCTCGCGCGGCACGCACGATGGCGTCTTGCGCCGGAGGCACGGCCGCGGTGGCACTGATGCTGACGGGAGAGGACGGGGAGGGAGGCGACGAAGGCGTGAGCCGGGCCCGCATGAAGGTCGCCGTGAGCAGGCTGCTCACCAGGGCCGCCGTGAGCGCGGCGAGCCCCGCAGACGTTCCTCGCGCCGGTGGCACGGGCTCCATCAGATGCGCTTCTTGGCGAGGTCGGCGCTCTCTCCGCTCTCTCCGTTCGAGGTGTAGATGATGGGGGATTTGGCGTAGAGCCCCTCGAGATCGTAGTACTCGCGTTCGCGCTCGAGGAAGACGTGGAACACCACGCCCCCGTAGTCGAGGAGGACCCAGTTGCCCGACTGATAGCCCTGACGCGTGCGCTTCACGGGAACGGCTTCCAGCGCTTCATCAATCGCATTGGCGATGGCGCGGGTCTGGATGCGCGTCTTGCCGCTGGCAAGAACGAAATAGTCGCACACAGGCGAAGCCTCTCCCAGCGCCATGATCGCAACGCGGGTGGCCTTCTTGTCTTCGGCTGCCTCGGCGCCTCTGCGCGCGATGGCTTCGTAGTCTGGGGGGGGCGCGACGGGAGCGCTCTCCGTTGTCGTCTCCACCTCTACCTCTACCTCAGGGACGGCTGTCTTCTTCTTCTTGGTCACCGCATGCCTCCGTTCTTGTATAACCCGTACTTCTCGATGTAATCGGCCACCTCGCGTGGAACCAGGTATTGCGTGGAGAGCCCTTCCGCGACCCTCCGACGGATCTCGGTCGACGACACGGCATAGGGCTCCGCCTCGAGGGTGCGAACCCGCTCCCGGTTCTTCAGGCCGAGCTCGTCCAACCGACCGCACAGGGCTCCCAGGTCGAATCCGGGACGCGCCACACAGACCATCACCTCGAGCATGCCGAGAAGCCGATCGAGGTCTCGCCAGATGTTTCGCAACAGGGAGTCGGCACCCGTGATGAAGCACAGGCGCGCCGCCGGCTGCTCAGCCAGGAGGCTTTCCACCGTGTCGACCGTGTACGACGGTCCGGCACGTTCGAGCTCGATGCGAGAGACGAACAGCCTGGGATTGGACGCCGTGGCAAGCTCGAGCATGGCGGCGCGATGCTCGGGGTCGACCACCGATGACGAGTCGCTGCGGTGGGGGGGGATTCGATTGGGAACGAGCAGCACGCGCTCCATCTCGAAGGCGCTCATCGCCTCCTGTGCGATGTGCAGGTGCCCGAGATGAACGGGGTTGAACGTTCCGCCCAGGAGCCCCGTGCGTCCGGACAGTTGCGGGGTGTTCACGGCCCGCCTGTTTCACCGGCCGGGGGATGTTTCCTCCCCCGGGCCACTGTCGGCGCATGGGTGGCGCTGTGCCTCGACCCGAGGACTCGCGCGCAGGTCGAGCACGAAGACCCACATGTCCTTCTCGTAGAAGCGGAAGGAGCGGCACCGTCGGAACCCCCAGTGCGTGAGCTGGCGAACGGCCCCCTCGTTGTCGACCTCGGTGGTGACCTTCACGGTCGCGTGACCACGCCAGGCCAGCTCGTCGAAGAGCACCTTGTTGATGTGTCCGGAGATGCGTCGCCCCCGCAGCTCGGGCATGAACGAGCAGAAGAGCGACTCGGTTCCGTCGCGATCGGCTGCGTCGGCGAGGGCGGGCGCGGCGTCCGGCGGGTGGTTCGCGCGCGTGGCCTCGGCCTCTGATGGGCGGGCTCGGCTTCTCAGGAAGTAGAAGGGGGTGGAGAGCAGGGGGAGCAGAATCGACGGGTCACGCATCACGCCTTGTGCGGCGCGCAGCAGCAGCGGAATCGCGCGTCGCCGGAGGACGTCGGCGAACATGCGCCGGCCGTTGGTCGTGGCGGCGACGAATCCCCCCAGACGGCCGTCTTCGATGTAGACGAAGCCGAGGAACCACCGGCTCTCGAGGAGCGCGCGGTAGAGGGTCTCGAGGAACCGCCGTCCCAGTCGCGCCCACAGGCTGTTCCCCATGTCGGCGTGATGAAGGGCGGCAACCTCCAGCGCGTGGGGCACGCGCATGCGATGGATCCGCGACATCACCGCTTGATCGACCGGGAAGCCGACGGTCACGACGCGGGCGGGCGCAAGGCTTCGTCGCGCAGGCGGCGCTGGAACGTCTCTCCGCTGACGGCGCGATGCTGGGCGGCGAGGAAGTCGCCCAGGAAATCTTCATAGGGCTTGTTCCAGCAGTCGTTGAGCAGGCGGCGTGCGAGAGAGACCGCGACGCCGTCGACCGGCAGGAACGCGGTCGTCGCGCGTGCGATCTCGGCGTCGAGATCGGTCGCGACGGTGTGGATCAGCCCCGTCCGAGCGGCTTCCGCGGCGTCTACGGGCTGTCCGCTGAGCACCATGTATCGGGCCACGCCCATGCCGACGTGCTTGGCGAGTCGGTACACCGCAAGCCCGGGAAGGAAGCCGTTCTTGACCTCGTCGAGGGCAAAGATCGCGGTGGGCGTTGCAATGCGGTGATCGCAGGCCAGGGCGAGCTGAACGCCTCCTCCTCGACACGGTCCCTCGATGGCGGCGATGGTGATCTTCTTCAGGCGCTCGAGCGCTGCCAGTGCCCGCTCCCACTTGTTGAACCCGTGGATGTCCGGCGTCTGGCGCAGGGAGAAGTCTGACAGGTCGATGCCCTGGGTGAACCTGCCGGCCCGGCCGCGGAACACGACCACGCTGCACGTGCACGCGTCGTCGAGCCACGTTGCGAGGGCTTCGAGATCGGCGACCATGGCCACGGTGATGCGCTCTGCCCGGATCACGACCTCGCAGACATCGCCCTGTTCTGTGGCCTCGAGGGTTGCGGTGGAGAAGCTCACCAGATCAGCCTCGCCGTCTCGATGGCAGCGCCCGGTCCCATCGCCATGAGAATGCCGTGGTCGCCTGGGCGGGCCGCGCCTTCTTCCACGAGCCGCGCCAACGAGAACAGGCAGGCGCAAGACGAGATGTTGCCGTGGTTCTCGAGCACGTGCAGGGTGTGTCGCATGTCGTGATCGGTGAGCTCGAGGTTCATCTTGACGCTGTCGATGACTTTCTTGCCGCCGCTGTGCACCACCCAGTGGCGGATGTCGCGCTGCCGAAGTCGTGCGCGCTCGAGCAGCTCGCGCACGGGGCGTCCGCAGTTGGCGCCGATGACGTACGGGATGTCTCTGTCGAGGAAGAATGACAGGCGGCCGTTGTCGAGGTCGAACCGCATCGTGTGGATGGCGTCGGTGAGGGTGAGGGACGCGAAGTCGACAACAGCCGGCCACGCGCCTGCCGTTCCAGCGGTCTGACCTCGGATGATCACGGCGGCGGCTCCATCTCCGAAGAGTGAGTTCACGACCGCGGTCTCGATGGAATCATTGCGCACGTACGCCGCGGAGCAGATCTCCACGGCCAGCATGGCCACGTTTCGACCGGGATTGGCCTGTGCCCACATGCAGGCCGGCTGCAGGGCGTTCAGCGCGGCATTGCATCCCATGCCGACCACGTCGATGCGGTGCACGTTGTCGCGAAGGCCGAAGGTTTTGATGAAGTGCGCGGTGAGCCCTGGGCAGAGGTAGCCCGTGGTGGTCACGCAGACCAGCAGGTCGATGTCGCGGGGGGTGAGCCCCGCGACGGACAGCGCCTGCAGAAGCGCCTCTCCACCGATCTCGAGGCAGCCGGTGAGATGCTTTCTGTTGAGGGTCTCGACGCTCTCGTCGGGCATGCCGTCCGGGCCTGGGGCCGGCAGGTAGAGGTTGCGGTACTTGATGTGGCTGTTGCGGAAGAGACGGCGTGTCTTCGCATCGCCGAGGCCGAAGAGCTCGATGATCTGCTCCTGGCTGTATCTCTGCGGAGGTACGGCTCGGCCGATGGAGATGATGTGCGCGGTCGTGGGAGGGGGCGCACTCAGATCGCGGTCGCAACGGGGGGCGTCGGCCGAAGCGTCAAGCACGGGAAGAGGCCTCTCGATGGTAGAGAATCGCTTGTGCCAGCGCAGCCTGGTCGGGAACCGAGGTGTCGAGGGCGCGCTTGGCGAGTCGTATCGCAAGCCCGTCTGCCGCGGCGATCTCATTCGCCAGCTCGTGGGCGGCCTCCAGAGCGGTGTGCTCGGTCACGCGGTGCACAATGCCACGATGCAGGGCTGTGGCGGCGTCGATGGGGCGCCCCGTGAAGATCATCTCTCGCGCGAAGGCGTCTCCGGCGATCCGGGGCAGCCGGGTGAGCCCTCCTGCCGCAGGGACGAGCCCCAGGCGCGTTTCGGGCAGGCCGAGGGTCGCACCGGCGCTGGCCACGCGCAGGTCACACGCAAGCGCCAGCTCGAGGCCGCCACCGAGCGCCGCGCCGTTGATGGCGGCGATGGTGGGCACGGGCACCGCGGCGAGCGCGTCGAAGACGGCCGCGCTGCGCAGGGTGAGGGCGTCGGTCAGCCCACGCGCACGCAGCTCTGTGAGGTCGGCGCCCGCGCAGAAGTGACGCCCGCTTCCCGTGATGATCACAGCGCGCAGATGAGCATCGGCGTGCCACGCTTCGACGTGTCGGTGCAGCGCTTCGATGAGCGCGCTGTTGTAGGCGTTGGCTTTGTCGGGTCGGTGGAGGGTGAGTACCACCGTGTCTCCCGAACGGGAGGCAATCACGTGGTCTGTCATGTCTGCTCAATATACGAGAGGGGACGTCGCTATTTCAACGGATCCACCCCGATCGCGGCCGCGGCGATCGCTGGGGAGGAGCGGGGCATGACTTGAAGAAGCACCGACGAGGACCGTCGTGTAGTGAGCGCCCCAGACATCCGCATCCGAGCCTGGTCAACCTGTTCGGCAGCCGTACTCGTGCTGCTGTTCTTGTTTCGGTTCGCCGTCGTGGCCCAGGCGCAGAGCCCCTCGCCTTCCCCTTCTCCTTCCGCCACGGTCTACCAGATCGGTGGCCCTCGTCCCACCCCCGCGCGGCGTCCGACCGCAACCCGATCACCGGGGCGCAAGACCGGAGCTGGCGGCGCGTCGGCGAATCGGAACGAGCACGCCAGCCTGCGCGGCGATCAGGTCGTCTACGAGCGCAATCGAACCATCGCCCGCGGACACGCCGTCGCCATCACGGAGACCGCACACATCGAGGCCGACGAGATCGAGATCGATCAAGAGCAGAACCTTCTTCACGCGCGTCGCAACGTGGTCGTGCGGATGATGGGTGACGAGGTGAATGCCGCCGCGGCGACCTACGATCTCAAGAGCGGCGTGGCCGACCTCCAGGATGCCTATGGCGTGGCCCGCAACCTCAACGTCTATCATGCGTCCATCGAGGACTCGCTCTTCTTCACGGCTCCGCGCGTGCGCTGGGATGGCAATGTGCTTCGACTCATCAAGGCCACCATGACCACGTGCGACCTTCCCCGAGGCCAGGAGCACTTCAAGCTCACGGGCAACGTCATCAACGTCTACCCCCAGCAGCGTCTCGAGATCCGCAAGGCGCGTCTCTACCTCGGGGGGCGTCAGGTCGTCGGACGCGAGCTGGTCGTGCTCAGCTTGCGTGAGCGCCGTCGGTACAGCTTCATCCCCGCGCTTGGCTACAACCGTCAGGACGGCGCCTACATCCGCGAGAACTTCCCGTTCCTGTTCGATCGCGCCAACTACGGCCGCGTCATTGCGGAGGTGTACCAGAAGGGGGGCTTTGGCAACGGGCTCGAGTACAACTACACGCTGGGTTCGCGGGGGTACGGCAACCTCTTCTACTACAACGTGGCGTTCCCCACGCCGAATCGTGGGCGATACGAGCTGCGTGACCTCACCACGCTCCGGCTGTCGCCCACCATGACGATGATCCTTCAGTACCAGGGCAACCGCTACGCCTCTTCGAACCCACAGGTCGCCAGCCCCACCTCGAGCCTCATGGGGGTCTACCTCTCTGACAGCGGCCTGCGTCACACCCTGTCGCTCTTCTTGCAGCTCTACAGCTCAACCTCGTTCAGCGGGACGACCCAGACCATTCAAGGGCAGTCGGTCGGAACCGTGTACAACGCCTACCTGTCAGACTGGCTTCGAAACACCCTCGAAGTCACCTATCAGCAGTCCTCGAACGATATCTACCACTCCTATTTCGTGCACGCCCTCGATCGCCTCAGCTATCGATCGGCCCTGTTCGACACCGACCTCACGCTCGAGAAGACGTCGGCCACCGGCTCGCCTGTCTTCCTTCTCAACCGTCTCCCCGAGGTGCAGGTCCGGTCGCGGCTCTTCAATGTCGGCTCGGTGCCCCTGCGGCTCTCCCTGGCCTTGGGTCAGTACCAGGAGGAGCCATCGGGAACCCGCGTCGGGCGAGCCGATCTGAAGTTTGCCATCCCGGATTCCTACCTCCCCCTGGGCGAGGGAGGAAGCCTGCTCTACGGCGCGGGCATTCGTCAGCTGATCTATGACAACGGTGACAAGCAGTACACGGGCGCCGTGCGCGCCGACTGGGTCCAGGACTGGAGCCGCAGCTTTCGCACCCACCTCGACTATCGGATGCAGCGTGGCGCAGGCTTCTCACCGTTGCAGGCAGACTTCTTCGGTCAGTACAACAGCCTCTCCGGCGGCATCGAGTTCCACGATCGCGACCGCTTCTATCTCGGCCTCGAGACCGGCCGCGATTTCCTCTACAACGTCAACTACGATCTCCGCGCGCGTCTGTCGGTGAAGCCCATCAATGACCTTCGAATCGACGTTGGCACCAACTACAACATCGACCGCGGGCAACCGATGCAGCTCGACTCTCGCGTGAGGCTCCCCTTGTCTCCCACGCTCAGCGTGCAGTACTACGGCCTCTATGACTTCGTCAACAATCGCATCGCCTACACCGATTTCATGCTCCAGAACGAGAGTCACGATTTCCTGACCAGTCTGATCTATCGCGGTGTGCAGAAGGAGTTCTTCCTTCAGATCAACCTGAAGTCGTTCCCGTTCCAGCTGCCTTCGGTGGGCCCGACCGCAACGCAGCCGGTGCTGCCTCGCATCACGAACCGTGGGTTTCGTCCGGATTCGGTCACCCCGACAGGCGTGCCCACGCCCGTTCGCTGAGGGCGCCGCGTCGGCTGTCGCTTCTCAGAGGGGGCCGCCCAGCAGGCGGAACGACGAGACGAGCTTGCGAATCGAGCCGGAAAGGCTCGAGAGCTGGTCTGCGGGCACCGCCACGGTGACCACGGCGAGGCGGTTGCCGCGTGTGAAGAGATGGCTTCGTCCGGCGAGGCGCGCGCGGCCCTGTCGGGTGCCGGAGGCAAGGTACGTCCAGGAGGCGACCCACCCTGTTGGCCCGCGCGACACAGACAGGCGGAACTGGGGGCCACGGCCGAACGTCGTACGCGCGTAGTCGCTCAGGAAGCGCTTCTGCTGCGCGGCGTCGGGAGGGGCGCCGCTATCGGTCACCATCACCTGGATGGCGCCGTTGCCGGTGCGATCTGTCCAGGCGACCACCGCCCGTCTTCCCTCAGACTGATCGTGCGTGCGCCACCCCGCGGGCACCGCGATGGTGAACACCTTGCGATAGGTGTAGCCGACACGGTCGCCGATCTCGACGGGGAGGGTGCGTGCGCTGGCGACCGCGGAGAGCATCAGCCAGAGCGCGAGCAGGGCGGTCAGACGGCGCGCGTCTCGCGTCTGCATCAGTGCAGCGTGACCTCGAACTTCTTGATGTCGAAGTTGACGTACGGAAAGTTTGCGTCGTTGTCTGGCTGGGTGATCCAGTCGTTGAGCCGGTCGTTGGGGTACTCGGGGGGGGCGGGATAGGTCAGCCCCAGGGTCTTGTCGATGAAGTAGGTGTAGAGCGCGTCGTTGTTGAGGCTGGGCCCGGGTCCGAGGGTGTCGATGACGCGGCCGAGGATGCCCTGGCGATCGGTGGTAGCGCAGCACACCGTGAAGGCGTTCGAGCTGATGTACTGGGCGAGCGGGCTGGTCTGCTCGCTGGGGTTGAGGGTCACCACCAGGGTGTGGCGATCTTCAGAGAACGACACGTTCTGGTTCATGGTGTTGGTGGCGATGAACGTGTACAGGTTGCTGCTCGGACTGGTCTGGCGATGATACCAGAGGAGGTAGGTTCCGTCCCATTGCATGAAGTCGGTGAACTTGTCGTTGTTCGTCACGTCGATGGGCGTACCGAAGGCGTTGAGCATGATCACGTAGAAGCCGTTGACGCTGTCGAAGGAGCCCTGATCGTTGATGGTGAGGGCGAACTGCAGCAGTCGCGTCGTGCCGGGCGCCACCGAGGCGCTGTCTGAGGGCGTGAGCGGCTTCGCAGACGTCGAGCTCGCCCCGTTCGGACCCGATGCGCAGCTCGACAGCATGAAGCAGAGCAGCAAGGCGAGAGAGGCGCGAATGAATCGTCGAGCAGAGATGTCGGTAGACCATCCAATCGTAGGGGAGGGCGACCCTCCGGGGATTCGCCTGGAGCGACGACGTTGAGGGCTTCCCAGCGCGGCGCGATTCTTCTTGCGGGGCTCTCCGGAACCCTGCTCGCGCTCGCTTTCCCGTACTTCTCGCTCTGGCCCCTCGCGTGGATCGCTCTCGTCCCGCTCTTCGTCGTGCTCTCCGAGGCCGGACCGATGGCGGGCGCGATGTCCGGATACGTGTTCGGCCTCGCGCTGTTCGGAATCACCCTGCGATGGTCCGCCGAGCTCGACCCGCCGGGAAGCTGGCTCATCTGGGCCGCCTTCGTGGCCATCGAAGCCCTCATCCCCGCGGCCTATGGAGCCGTGGTGTCGCTCTACTCGAGAGGGCTGCGGGTCGGTGCCGCACGCCCGCTGTTCCTTGCGGCCTCGTGGACCCTGGTGGAGTATCTGCGATCGCGAGGGGCCTACGCGCTCACCTGGTCGCAGATCTCGTATTCGCAATTGCCCAGCGGCGTGGTGGTCCAGCTCGCCGATCTCACGGGTGCCTGGGGCGTCTCGTTCATCGTGGTGCTGGTCAACGCGTGCGTGGCCGAGGTCTGGATGCAGCGTCGCGCGGCCCGCGTCGCCGGCGACGCGCCCGAAGGGCCCGGTCGGGCCTTGATCGTGTACGCATCGGTGGTGCTGATTGCACTTTCCTATGCCGGCTGGCGTTGGTTCGGGTTGCCTGCGATCACGGGTCAGACGGTTTCGGTGGCGTGCGTGCAGCCGGACGTAGACCCCCACGAGAAGTGGAACCCCCAGCGGTTCTCGCACTGCCTACAGGCGCTCGAGGAGGCGACGGCACGCGCTGCCGCGCACGGCGCCAGCCTGATCATCTGGCCGGAGACCGCCGTGCCTGCACCCGTGCTCACCGACGCGGCTCTTCGCGCGCGCCTCACCGCCCTGGCGGTGAGGGGAGGGGTGAGCATCCTCGTCGGGTCCACCGAGCGGGCCGATGACGGGAGTGCGCGGAACAGCGGTTTTCTCGTAGCGCCGGATGGCCGCTTCTCTGAGCGGTACGACAAGATGCACCTGGTGCCGTTCGGGGAGTACCTGCCGCTCCGGTCGCTGCTCGGACGTGTTCCCCCTTTCAACGAGATTGCTGATCTCGCTCCCGGAACCGACCAGACGGTTCTGAAGGCGCCATCTGCGGAGATCGGCCTGATGATCTGCTTCGAGTCGACCTTTTCCGACATCGCACGTGCGTTCGTGGCCAGGGGAGCGCGTCTGCTGGTCGTCATCACGAACGACGGGTGGTTCAATCATACCTCGGCGGCTGAGCATCACATCGCCATGTCCGCCATGCGGTCTATCGAGCAGCGCATGTGGCTGGTTCAGTGCGGGAACACGGGCATCTCTGCCTTTGTCGACCCGCGTGGGGAGATGCACGAGAAGACGGCGCTCTTCACCTCGTCAGAGATCTACGCCAATGTGCCCCTGGGGTCGGTGGGAAGTCTCTATCAGGCGTGGGGAGACTGGTTCATCGCCGTACTGGCCGTGTGCTGCCTGGGCTGTGTCGTGGCGCGCAAGAAGCAGGGGTCTTGAACGCAGGCGCGCGCTGACGGGGAAGCGAGTGCGTCGCCTCGCCACAGCGTTGCTGCGGCGAGCGGGGAACGGCGGGCTCAGCCCTCGCCTTCACCGCTCGTGACGCGGTTTCTGCCACTGTCTCGAGACTGGGCCACCAGGGCGCGCGCCTTCGTCATCAGGCGATCGCCGCCATCGCCATGGTCTGGGTAGCCCACAACCGCGATGGTGGCGGTGACATGCGCGCCTTCGTCGGTCTCGTTGAGGCTGAACGAACGCTTCTCGAGGGTTGCGCGAAGACGTTCCGCCAGGATTCGCCCGTCGGTGAGCTTGCACTCGTGCAGCAGCACGGCAAAGCACGTTGCGTCGACTCGTGCAGGGGTGTCGGTGTTGCGGATGTTCTCGTTGATGAGGCTCGCCACCTCGCGAAGGACGAAGTCGGCATACTCCTGGCCGCGACGGGTCGAGATCTGCTCGAGGTCGTCGATCTCGAGCAGCAGCATCACCAGGTGTCGGCGGTAGCGGCGGGCACGGCGGACCTCGTGGTCGAGGGCCCACGAGAAGGTGCTGGGGGCGAACAGCCCCGTCGTGGGATCGATGCGCGCCTCCTGGTGCAGGTCTTGATAGACCTGAATCGGGACCATGATGACCTCGGGCGTCGTGGGGCGCGCTTCGCAGAAGAAATCGATGGCTGCGGCCTGAAGGCTCATCGGGCGCTCGAGCTTCTCCTCGAGCTCGCGGCGGTGCTCGAGGAGCGCCTTCCATTCCTGCTCGGCAAACTCGGGGACAGATCGACGACCGACGAGCAGGCGGAGACATTCCGCATACAGGAGCTCAGTGTCGGTCTCGATCAAGCGCTCCATCTCCTGCGCCTCATCGCCCGTGGGCGAGGTGTCGCCCGCCAGGCAGAGGACGTGTCGCAGCGTGATGAGGCGGCTCGGGGTGGGCGTCTCCACGCCGGCGCTGCCAGATCCGAGGTCGGTGACTGCGTTGGTGCCAGAACTCATCAGTGCCTAATTCGTCGAGGGGATGGCGATTCCCTCGTGGTGTGTGATCTTGCGTTCCTTTTCGTCCGCGCGGGGGAGGGAGACCCCTCTGCTGTCGTTGAATCGTTCGGACAGGAAAGAGCTTTGATGTGATCCGATGTGCTCTGACAGAGGTCTGCCCAATCCTTGACGGCGCTTGGGGCGTGAGGGCGTTGCGTGCGCTGGCTGCCTGCATCTCCTGAGGGACGCCTGCTCTTTCGCCTCGGGCTGGGCTCGCTGTTTGCGACCGTGTGCCTTGTCACGGGCATCCTGGCCTTTCTCGTGCCGTGGCTCGTAGAAGCCCAGGGGGGGCAATCCCGGGCGGCCCAGATCGCGCTCGGCGCTCTCGTGAGCCTCACCGGCGCGCTCGTCATTCCCTTCTTCGTCCGTCTCGGACGAGGCTGGATCGCCCCAGTTGAGCGCATCGTCGACGCAGACCGCGCAACGGGCCCTGACATCAGCGGAACGCCGCTCCCTGTCGGGGAGTTTCCGAGCGGGGTCATACGCGAGCTGGTGGTTCGCAGGAATCAGCGCATCGAGGCCTTGCGCGCGCGTGACGAAGATCTGTCGCGTCGCCGCGCCGATACCGAGGTTCTCTACGAGCTGTCGCGACAGCTCGGTCTCTCCCGTGACGCCCCGGACGTACCGAATCTCGTTCTCACGTTCCTGGCAAGGGCCGTGGAGCACGATGTCGGCGTGCTGCTCGTCTTCGTCGACGACCAGCGCAGCCTGTCGCTGCGCGCGAGGGCTCCGCTGCCCGACGCGCTCCGCTCGGCCATCGAGGCGGTGGCGCTGAACGCCTACTTCGAGCGCAGCGGGGTGCTGCTCGAGACCGACGTGCTCGAGCCCAAGGAGACCGTCATCGACCTGCGCGCGCCGGCGCTCGAGGCCCGGATTCGAACAGCGCACTGGGCACCGCTCATGGTGAACCAGCGTGTGGTGGGGGTCGTGGGTGCGCTCTCTGTGACCGATCGCGGGGCTCTCAGCCTCGAATCGCTGCGCATGCTCAACATCATCGCCCAGACCGCCTCCATGGCGCTCGACAAGGTCCAGATGCAGCGCATCGAGGAGACGCAGCGCTTCCGCAACGTGCTCGAGAACCTCACCGAAGGGGTCGTGCTGGTGCGCCAGAGCGGCGAGTGGGCCCTTGCCACCGGGACAGCCCGCGCCTTCCATCAGAGCATCTGCGGCGATGGAGCGCAGCAGACCCCGGAGCACTCGCGGCATTGCCCTGTCGGTCTTCTTGGGCATGATGTCTTCCACAGCGGGGTGGGTGCCACCCGGGAGATCACCCGCAACGACAGGACCTTCATCCTGGTGGGAACGTTCGTCCGATCGGCCGCGGCAGGCGAGCAGGGAACGGTGATCAGTATCCGCGATGTCACCGAGGAGCGTGCGACCCAGCAGAAGCTCTTCCAGGCGTCGAAGCTGGCATCTCTCGGAGAGCTGGCGGCTGGGGTGGCGCACGAGGTGAACAATCCGCTCATGGGCATCCTCGGCTTCAGCGAGCTCACGCTGGCACGAAGCGATCTCACCCCTGCGGTTGCCGAGGCCCTGCACGAGATCAACACACTTGCGCGTCGCACCAACCAGATCACCATGGACCTGCTCACCTTCGCGCGCGTGCAGCGAGAAGGCGGCTTCCACGCGGTGAGCCTGCGGGCTGTGGTCAAGGACACCGTCAAGCTGCTCGAGACCTCGTACCGAACCTTGAAGCTCGATCTCGTGGCCGAGCTCGAGCCACCGGACGACCCGCTCATGGCGCTCGGCGACGCGGGCAAGATCCGTCAGATCGTCACCAATCTCGCCCAGAACGCCAAGGATGCCATCGTCATGTCGGGCAAGGGGCACGCCATCACGTTCAAAGGGTACAGACAGAAAGGAGAGGTTGTGCTCGAGGTTCGCGATGACGGTCCGGGCATTCCCGACGCCATCCGCAACAAGATCTTCGAGCCCTTCTTCACCACC containing:
- a CDS encoding response regulator, whose amino-acid sequence is MRWLPASPEGRLLFRLGLGSLFATVCLVTGILAFLVPWLVEAQGGQSRAAQIALGALVSLTGALVIPFFVRLGRGWIAPVERIVDADRATGPDISGTPLPVGEFPSGVIRELVVRRNQRIEALRARDEDLSRRRADTEVLYELSRQLGLSRDAPDVPNLVLTFLARAVEHDVGVLLVFVDDQRSLSLRARAPLPDALRSAIEAVALNAYFERSGVLLETDVLEPKETVIDLRAPALEARIRTAHWAPLMVNQRVVGVVGALSVTDRGALSLESLRMLNIIAQTASMALDKVQMQRIEETQRFRNVLENLTEGVVLVRQSGEWALATGTARAFHQSICGDGAQQTPEHSRHCPVGLLGHDVFHSGVGATREITRNDRTFILVGTFVRSAAAGEQGTVISIRDVTEERATQQKLFQASKLASLGELAAGVAHEVNNPLMGILGFSELTLARSDLTPAVAEALHEINTLARRTNQITMDLLTFARVQREGGFHAVSLRAVVKDTVKLLETSYRTLKLDLVAELEPPDDPLMALGDAGKIRQIVTNLAQNAKDAIVMSGKGHAITFKGYRQKGEVVLEVRDDGPGIPDAIRNKIFEPFFTTKPVGKGTGLGLAIVNRLIEEHKGRLVIDSDEGRGTIFRISLPEAPPDVAEPPAERAPGAAGSAAATATTEPERAAVASAIAGPPPRASAPTGGARATVVVLDDETTVLKVLSRALESEGIAVHATSEPDEAVSLIERHEPQIIFLDFRMPTCTGEEFYARLIARDRRWAERVVFLSGDLSGDEIQGFLRDVGAPALRKPVGVSELRAFVDGRLAVRSGGAETGGEGSS
- a CDS encoding GGDEF domain-containing protein: MSSGTNAVTDLGSGSAGVETPTPSRLITLRHVLCLAGDTSPTGDEAQEMERLIETDTELLYAECLRLLVGRRSVPEFAEQEWKALLEHRRELEEKLERPMSLQAAAIDFFCEARPTTPEVIMVPIQVYQDLHQEARIDPTTGLFAPSTFSWALDHEVRRARRYRRHLVMLLLEIDDLEQISTRRGQEYADFVLREVASLINENIRNTDTPARVDATCFAVLLHECKLTDGRILAERLRATLEKRSFSLNETDEGAHVTATIAVVGYPDHGDGGDRLMTKARALVAQSRDSGRNRVTSGEGEG